Part of the Candidatus Binataceae bacterium genome is shown below.
CAATCCACAGGGGTTTTCCGAGCCCTGCGCCACCGCAATTTTCGCCTGTGGTTTTTCGGCCAGTTTACCTCGCAGGTGGGCTCCTGGATGCAGAACGTGGCCCAGGGCTGGCTGGTGTTCAAGCTGACCGATTCCTCGCTGATGCTGGGAGTGGTCTCCTTTGCCTCGTTGATGCCAGTGCTGGTGGTTTCGTTGTTTGCCGGAGTGGTTGTGGACCGCAGCGATCGCCGCCGCCTGCTGGTCGGCACTCAGAGCGCGATGATGGCCACCGCGTTCGTACTCGCGGCCCTGACCTGGACCGGAGTGGTGCGGGTTGAGCACATCATCGTGTTGGGTTTCCTCAACGGCGTTGCGATGGCGTTCGACATGCCCGGCCGGCAGGCTTTCGTGATCGAGATGGTCGGAGGGCGCGAGGAATTGCCGGGTGCCATCGCGCTCAATTCGATGTTGATGAACGGGGCGCGCGCCCTGGGTCCGGCCTTGGGCGGCCTGCTGCTGGCGCTGATCGGTGAAGCCGGTTGCTTCCTGGTCAACGGACTGAGTTTTCTGGCGGTGATCGGTTCTCTGATGGCGATGAAGGTGGCGCCACGACCGGCTCCCCGTCACGGCGCGATGCTCTGGCGCCAACTGCGCGAGGGGCTGGCCTATGCCTGGCATCACGTGGCGATCTTCAATCTGCTCGCGATGCTGGCAGTGGTCTTTGGGATAGCCATGCAGTAC
Proteins encoded:
- a CDS encoding MFS transporter is translated as MPEVLLKPAPEDSARQSTGVFRALRHRNFRLWFFGQFTSQVGSWMQNVAQGWLVFKLTDSSLMLGVVSFASLMPVLVVSLFAGVVVDRSDRRRLLVGTQSAMMATAFVLAALTWTGVVRVEHIIVLGFLNGVAMAFDMPGRQAFVIEMVGGREELPGAIALNSMLMNGARALGPALGGLLLALIGEAGCFLVNGLSFLAVIGSLMAMKVAPRPAPRHGAMLWRQLREGLAYAWHHVAIFNLLAMLAVVFGIAMQYMVLAPIFARDILHGQARLYGFLMGANGLGAVPGSALLSAYGRDVRRLRRLLIAGAFGMAVAVIGFGLSTHPWLSLIALVCAGCAMINYTAASNTLLQLFVAEEFRGRVMSLYTLAMLGMTPLGSLFAGFLGQRLGAVWTVVWCGVLTLLCACYMLRKVKYFVLAPAPA